In Nocardia sputorum, a single genomic region encodes these proteins:
- a CDS encoding succinic semialdehyde dehydrogenase, producing MPAPEADVFDRLSALAAIEAPADRQRRKITETFTGNPLGSVPVGTAADVAAAFGKARTAQERWAARPVAERAAVLNRYRALVVEHREFLMDVVQAETGKARWAAQEEIMGLMFAARYFARIAPSLLDAHRVPGAFPVLNRASVRYQPKGVVGVIAPWNYPLLLSIGDSIPALIAGNAVVVKPDSQTPFSTLAGAELLYRAGLPRELLAVVPGPGNVVGTAIVEDCDYLMFTGSSATGRTLAEQCGRRLIGFSAELGGKNPMIVTAGADLDKAAKAAVRACFSNAGQLCISIERLYVERAVAAAFTEKFVAAVNAAKLGAAYDYSTDIGSLISEAQLETVSKHVADATSKGAKVLTGGTARPDLGPLFFEPTVLADVTDEMECGRDETFGPLVSIYPVDSVDEAVRLANDTDYGLNASVWAASKSEGERIAARLHAGTVCVDEGYAPAWGTTGAPMGGMGISGVGRRHGPDGLLKFTEPQTVVVTRFMNLDAPKLFPKDRWQPFLMTVARSLRFLPGR from the coding sequence ATGCCCGCGCCGGAAGCCGATGTATTCGACCGCCTGAGCGCGCTGGCCGCGATCGAGGCGCCCGCAGACCGTCAGCGCAGGAAGATCACCGAGACGTTCACCGGGAACCCGCTGGGCAGCGTGCCGGTCGGCACTGCGGCCGACGTCGCCGCCGCCTTCGGCAAGGCCAGAACCGCGCAGGAGCGCTGGGCGGCCCGGCCGGTGGCCGAACGCGCCGCTGTGCTGAATCGGTACCGCGCGCTGGTGGTCGAGCATCGCGAGTTCCTGATGGACGTGGTGCAGGCCGAGACCGGCAAGGCGCGCTGGGCGGCCCAGGAAGAAATCATGGGGCTGATGTTCGCGGCCCGGTATTTCGCCAGGATCGCACCGAGTCTGCTGGACGCTCATCGCGTACCGGGCGCGTTCCCCGTGCTCAACCGCGCCTCCGTCCGGTACCAGCCCAAAGGCGTCGTCGGTGTCATCGCGCCGTGGAACTATCCGCTGCTGCTGTCGATCGGCGATTCCATCCCGGCGCTCATCGCGGGCAACGCCGTGGTGGTCAAGCCCGACAGCCAGACCCCGTTCTCCACGCTGGCCGGGGCCGAGTTGCTCTACCGGGCGGGTCTGCCGCGCGAGCTGCTCGCGGTCGTCCCCGGCCCGGGCAATGTGGTCGGCACCGCGATCGTCGAGGACTGCGACTATCTGATGTTCACCGGTTCCTCCGCGACCGGCCGCACCCTGGCCGAGCAGTGTGGCCGCAGGCTGATCGGCTTCTCCGCCGAACTCGGCGGGAAGAACCCGATGATCGTCACCGCGGGCGCCGACTTGGACAAAGCCGCCAAGGCGGCCGTGCGCGCCTGCTTCTCCAACGCCGGGCAGCTGTGTATCTCGATCGAGCGGCTGTATGTGGAGCGCGCGGTCGCCGCGGCGTTCACCGAGAAATTCGTGGCCGCGGTGAACGCGGCGAAACTCGGCGCCGCCTACGACTATTCGACCGACATCGGCAGCCTCATCTCCGAAGCCCAACTGGAGACGGTGTCCAAGCACGTCGCGGACGCCACCTCGAAGGGGGCGAAGGTGCTCACCGGCGGCACGGCCCGGCCGGATCTGGGTCCGCTGTTCTTCGAGCCGACCGTGCTCGCCGACGTGACCGATGAGATGGAATGCGGTCGCGACGAGACCTTCGGCCCGCTGGTGTCGATCTATCCGGTCGACAGCGTCGATGAGGCCGTGCGCCTGGCCAACGACACCGACTACGGCCTCAACGCCTCGGTGTGGGCGGCGAGCAAGTCCGAAGGCGAGCGGATCGCGGCGCGGCTGCACGCGGGCACGGTCTGCGTGGACGAAGGCTACGCGCCGGCGTGGGGCACCACCGGAGCCCCGATGGGCGGCATGGGCATCTCCGGTGTGGGGCGCAGGCACGGTCCGGACGGTCTGCTCAAGTTCACCGAACCGCAAACGGTCGTGGTCACGCGCTTCATGAATCTCGACGCGCCCAAGCTGTTCCCCAAAGACAGGTGGCAGCCGTTCCTGATGACCGTGGCCCGCAGTCTGCGGTTCCTGCCCGGACGCTGA
- a CDS encoding DUF779 domain-containing protein gives MDITDRARAALRRVIHQHGAVLLHQSGGHRDSVEPRCLPIRESRIDGADVLLGSLPWHTEFWISGEQYEHWKHTHVTVDVTDAPGGRASDALDGLRFVLRSRLLTDEEAAALAAGGPPRTGADRLA, from the coding sequence GTGGACATCACCGATCGCGCCAGAGCCGCCTTGCGCCGCGTCATCCACCAGCACGGGGCTGTGCTGCTGCATCAGTCCGGCGGACACCGCGACAGCGTCGAGCCCCGCTGCCTGCCCATCCGGGAATCCCGGATCGACGGCGCGGACGTCCTGCTCGGAAGCCTCCCCTGGCACACCGAATTCTGGATCAGCGGCGAGCAATACGAGCATTGGAAGCACACCCATGTGACCGTGGATGTGACCGATGCGCCCGGCGGCCGCGCTTCGGACGCGCTCGACGGCCTGCGATTCGTCCTCAGATCACGGCTGCTCACCGACGAGGAAGCAGCGGCGCTGGCGGCCGGAGGGCCGCCGCGCACCGGAGCCGACCGGTTGGCGTGA
- a CDS encoding transcriptional regulator has product MAQFRTLTQQRVELEKEWERWATAPQVTSRPSAAVLRNEVAQSWRRSMYTVDPGTTVAPAVDDIGDRWAASPLREPVTALAGELRAVTEDSGYLAVVTDSAGTVLWSCGERTLRRQAEQVNLAPGGCWGESHMGTNGLALALHTDRPATVFSAEHLIAALHGWVCYSAPIHGPDGRQVGALDLSSSWERSHPAVLTSVRALVTAVETMLRTAAPVPTPGIRLECLGAARLVRDGVPLPLPPRQLEILALLALQPDGFTPEQLHAALYGDRSVSISTLKADVSHLRRAIGGDISNRRYALTGPVSCDAVDLLAAVTAGDTTSAVWLYRGPLLPGSEAPAVLRWRDHLDVGVRTAVLTGDRAEHAVAFGERAPRDIAVHEHALRLLPPDDVRRAVVAARLHTALRD; this is encoded by the coding sequence GTGGCGCAGTTCCGCACCCTCACACAGCAGCGGGTCGAACTGGAAAAAGAATGGGAGCGTTGGGCGACGGCTCCACAGGTGACGTCCCGGCCCAGCGCCGCTGTCCTCCGCAACGAAGTAGCGCAGTCGTGGCGGCGGTCGATGTACACCGTCGATCCCGGCACCACGGTCGCGCCCGCGGTGGACGACATCGGTGATCGCTGGGCGGCGTCCCCACTCCGGGAACCGGTGACGGCGCTGGCGGGTGAACTGCGCGCCGTCACCGAGGACTCCGGCTACCTGGCCGTGGTCACCGACAGCGCGGGCACCGTCTTGTGGTCCTGCGGCGAGCGCACGCTGCGCAGGCAGGCCGAACAGGTCAATCTCGCCCCGGGCGGGTGCTGGGGCGAAAGCCATATGGGCACCAACGGTTTGGCGCTGGCGCTGCACACCGATCGCCCTGCGACGGTGTTCTCCGCCGAGCACCTGATCGCCGCTCTGCACGGCTGGGTCTGCTATTCCGCGCCCATCCACGGGCCGGACGGCAGACAGGTCGGCGCGTTGGACCTGTCCAGTTCCTGGGAGCGCTCGCATCCCGCGGTGCTCACCTCGGTGCGGGCGCTGGTGACGGCGGTGGAGACGATGTTGCGCACCGCCGCGCCCGTACCCACGCCGGGGATCCGGCTGGAATGCCTCGGCGCCGCACGCCTGGTGCGCGACGGGGTGCCGCTGCCGCTGCCGCCTCGGCAACTGGAAATTCTCGCGCTGCTGGCGCTCCAGCCGGACGGCTTCACCCCCGAGCAATTGCACGCCGCCCTGTACGGCGACCGGTCGGTTTCCATCAGCACGCTCAAAGCCGATGTCTCGCATCTGCGCCGGGCGATCGGAGGCGACATCAGCAATCGCCGGTACGCGCTGACCGGTCCGGTCTCCTGCGATGCCGTCGACCTGCTCGCCGCCGTCACCGCGGGCGACACCACCTCGGCGGTGTGGCTGTACCGGGGGCCGCTGCTGCCCGGATCGGAGGCGCCCGCCGTGTTGCGGTGGCGCGACCATCTCGACGTGGGCGTGCGGACCGCCGTGCTCACCGGCGACCGGGCAGAACACGCGGTCGCGTTCGGCGAACGCGCACCCCGCGACATCGCGGTCCACGAGCACGCGCTGCGGTTGCTCCCGCCCGACGACGTGCGGCGCGCGGTGGTCGCGGCTCGGCTGCATACCGCGTTGCGCGACTGA
- a CDS encoding MmcQ/YjbR family DNA-binding protein, with the protein MATGLPRARLADVHEVASGMPYVTRVDGPRGNPIYQVGGKSFVFFRTPRPDAVDPGTGERYADVIVIWVPSESDKQALVQDPDSPFFTTRHFDGHPSVLVRAAHLGELSRRELTEVIQDAWLSRASRKRAADWLAAHPPR; encoded by the coding sequence ATGGCGACCGGTTTACCGCGGGCACGCCTCGCCGACGTGCACGAAGTGGCTTCGGGCATGCCCTATGTGACCCGCGTCGACGGACCGCGCGGCAACCCGATCTACCAGGTCGGGGGCAAGTCGTTCGTGTTCTTCCGCACCCCTCGCCCGGACGCCGTGGATCCGGGCACCGGCGAGCGCTACGCCGATGTGATCGTGATCTGGGTGCCGTCGGAGTCGGACAAGCAGGCGCTGGTCCAGGATCCGGACTCGCCGTTCTTCACCACGCGGCATTTCGATGGGCATCCGTCGGTCCTGGTGCGCGCCGCTCACCTCGGCGAACTGAGTCGTCGAGAACTCACCGAGGTCATCCAGGACGCTTGGCTGTCGCGGGCCTCGCGCAAGCGCGCGGCGGACTGGCTGGCCGCCCATCCGCCGCGCTGA
- a CDS encoding alkaline phosphatase family protein, with amino-acid sequence MFVAPRYGSGSLADLFPSVLAGLGVPGEEDRLGLRLDADQVCVLLVDGLGYEDLVANPAAAPFLSGLAPIRLTAGFPTTTATSLASLGVGVPPGEHGIVGYLFHVPGYDRLFTPLSWRLHGAPKSDLRRELVPSEFQPRTTVFQRAVADGIAVAQVSPRDQAGSGLTEAVLRGCEFRPQLSFGDLVAGVSEALRAGPRSLVYTYHGDLDLTGHVRGPSARSWQLELTHADRLAAALADELPAGAALLVTADHGMVHLDDRLDFDTTPALQHGVRALGGEPRARHVYTEPGAESDVAAAWRATLGADFEVLDRAEAVGRGWFGPTVAPAIARRIGDLVVVARGRRGVIRTGAEPLQSRLIGHHGSLTPAEMNVPLCVFRA; translated from the coding sequence GTGTTCGTCGCGCCGCGCTACGGTTCGGGTTCTCTGGCCGACCTGTTCCCCTCCGTCCTCGCCGGTCTCGGTGTACCCGGTGAGGAGGACCGCCTAGGGCTGCGGCTCGACGCCGACCAGGTCTGCGTCCTGCTGGTGGACGGGCTCGGGTACGAGGATCTCGTCGCGAATCCCGCTGCGGCGCCGTTCCTGTCCGGCCTCGCGCCGATCCGGCTCACCGCCGGTTTCCCGACAACGACGGCCACCAGCCTCGCCTCGCTCGGCGTGGGCGTTCCGCCCGGTGAGCACGGGATCGTCGGCTACCTGTTCCACGTTCCCGGTTACGACCGGCTCTTCACTCCGCTGTCCTGGCGGCTGCACGGCGCGCCGAAGTCCGATCTGCGGCGGGAACTCGTCCCGTCGGAATTCCAGCCCCGCACAACGGTTTTTCAGCGCGCCGTCGCCGACGGCATCGCCGTCGCGCAGGTATCACCCCGCGATCAGGCGGGGTCTGGGCTGACCGAGGCGGTGCTGCGCGGTTGCGAGTTCCGCCCGCAACTGTCGTTCGGCGATCTCGTCGCCGGTGTGAGCGAGGCGTTACGCGCGGGCCCGCGCTCCCTGGTCTACACCTACCACGGCGATCTCGACCTGACCGGACATGTGCGCGGGCCCTCCGCACGGTCCTGGCAACTGGAACTCACGCACGCCGACCGGCTCGCCGCCGCGCTCGCCGACGAGCTCCCCGCGGGAGCGGCGCTGCTGGTGACCGCCGACCACGGCATGGTGCACCTGGACGATCGCCTCGATTTCGACACCACCCCGGCCTTGCAACACGGCGTCCGGGCGCTCGGCGGTGAACCCCGCGCCCGCCACGTCTACACCGAGCCGGGCGCCGAATCCGATGTCGCGGCGGCCTGGCGGGCGACCCTCGGCGCGGACTTCGAGGTCCTCGACCGGGCGGAAGCCGTGGGCCGAGGCTGGTTCGGCCCCACTGTCGCCCCGGCGATCGCCCGGCGCATCGGCGATCTGGTCGTAGTGGCCCGGGGTCGGCGTGGCGTCATCCGGACCGGCGCCGAGCCGCTGCAGTCGCGGCTGATCGGTCACCACGGTTCGCTCACCCCGGCGGAGATGAACGTCCCGCTGTGCGTGTTCCGCGCCTGA
- a CDS encoding nuclear transport factor 2 family protein: protein MTAQLDPTVQEFVDALNANDQDRFYAVLTDDATMSDDGVERNLHQWTGAEIFDSNGRMRVESVGDDGTELVADYTNSRWGSMRTTWRFVLRDGKVSRFETGQA from the coding sequence ATGACCGCGCAGCTGGATCCGACGGTGCAGGAGTTCGTCGACGCGCTCAACGCCAACGATCAGGACCGGTTCTACGCGGTGCTCACCGACGACGCCACCATGTCCGACGACGGTGTGGAACGCAACCTCCACCAGTGGACCGGAGCGGAGATCTTCGACAGCAACGGCCGCATGCGGGTCGAGTCCGTCGGTGACGACGGCACCGAACTGGTCGCCGACTACACCAATTCCCGATGGGGCTCGATGCGGACCACCTGGCGGTTCGTCCTGCGCGACGGCAAGGTGAGCCGTTTCGAGACCGGACAGGCGTGA
- a CDS encoding TetR/AcrR family transcriptional regulator, with product MTRTSYHHGALRDALLAACLRLIETEGLAAVSLRRVAREAGVSTAAPYHHFPDRAALLATLSTQGFQLLGARLAAARAEAETPMAALTALANAYVRFSREQPAYFRLMFRPELSQPDKHPDTMAAGDAAFGVLADAITECVRAGALPADKADTLAVMFWGLGHGLASLWLDGQLEKRAGQFGTTAPALVDDVMRTFATFLEPSAPPLT from the coding sequence GTGACGCGGACCAGTTACCACCACGGCGCCCTGCGCGACGCGCTGCTGGCCGCCTGCCTGCGTTTGATCGAGACGGAGGGGCTCGCGGCGGTGAGCCTGCGCCGGGTGGCGCGCGAGGCAGGCGTGAGCACCGCGGCGCCATACCACCATTTCCCCGACCGGGCCGCCCTGCTCGCGACCCTGTCCACGCAGGGCTTCCAGCTACTGGGAGCGCGATTGGCCGCCGCCCGCGCCGAGGCGGAAACGCCCATGGCCGCCCTCACCGCCCTCGCGAACGCCTACGTGCGGTTCTCCCGCGAACAGCCGGCCTACTTCCGTTTGATGTTCCGGCCCGAACTCTCCCAACCCGACAAACATCCCGACACCATGGCCGCGGGCGACGCGGCCTTCGGCGTCCTGGCCGACGCCATCACGGAGTGCGTCCGCGCGGGAGCGCTGCCCGCCGACAAAGCCGACACACTGGCGGTCATGTTCTGGGGTCTCGGCCACGGCTTGGCCTCGCTGTGGCTGGACGGACAGCTGGAGAAACGCGCCGGACAGTTCGGCACCACCGCCCCGGCGTTGGTGGACGATGTCATGCGGACCTTCGCGACTTTCCTGGAGCCGAGCGCGCCGCCGCTGACCTAG
- a CDS encoding SDR family oxidoreductase produces the protein MSTRVTVTGATGFVAGHVIAELLEHGYAVRATVRDLADTGKRAHLVEAARRTGGELEFARADLNGDDGWAAAVAGSAAVLHVASPFPSTPPDDERDLIDTAVEGTLRVLRACAAAGTVRRVVLTSSIAAIAYGHAEDGLRTEADWTVVERSPAYQQSKTLAERAAWDFVAKLPAGERFELVVVNPGMVLGPLLSAATSTSHEPVRRLLAGDVPGTPRVGWAPVDVRDLAVAHRLALETPEAAGNRYICAGEHLWMEDIARILAEEYRPRGFRVPTRRLPNWLVRCVALFDKGVRLTVPTLGRTESLSAGKARRELGWTMRPVRETLLDTAESLLQHGIVAPSRRKPAPAASAPRAVRA, from the coding sequence ATGAGCACACGAGTAACAGTCACCGGCGCAACGGGTTTCGTGGCCGGCCACGTCATCGCCGAGCTGCTGGAACACGGCTACGCCGTGCGCGCGACGGTGCGCGACCTCGCCGACACGGGTAAGCGAGCACACCTGGTCGAGGCGGCCCGGCGCACCGGGGGCGAGCTCGAATTCGCCCGAGCCGACCTCAACGGCGACGACGGCTGGGCGGCCGCTGTCGCGGGCAGCGCGGCGGTCCTGCACGTAGCCTCTCCGTTCCCCAGCACGCCGCCCGACGACGAGCGCGACCTCATCGACACCGCAGTCGAAGGAACGCTGCGCGTGCTGCGCGCCTGCGCCGCCGCGGGCACGGTACGCCGGGTGGTGCTCACGTCCTCGATCGCCGCGATCGCGTACGGTCACGCCGAGGACGGCTTGCGCACGGAGGCCGACTGGACGGTGGTCGAGCGCAGTCCCGCCTATCAGCAGAGCAAGACGCTGGCCGAGCGGGCGGCCTGGGATTTCGTCGCGAAGCTCCCGGCGGGCGAGCGATTCGAATTGGTCGTCGTCAACCCGGGTATGGTGCTCGGACCGTTGCTCTCCGCCGCGACGAGCACGTCGCACGAGCCCGTACGCAGGTTGCTCGCCGGGGACGTCCCCGGTACACCCCGGGTCGGCTGGGCGCCGGTGGACGTGCGTGACCTCGCGGTAGCGCACCGGCTCGCGCTGGAGACGCCGGAGGCCGCGGGCAACCGCTACATCTGCGCGGGCGAGCATCTGTGGATGGAAGACATCGCGCGCATCCTCGCCGAGGAATACCGGCCGCGCGGGTTCCGGGTGCCGACCAGGCGGCTGCCGAACTGGCTCGTGCGCTGTGTCGCGCTCTTCGACAAGGGCGTCCGGTTGACCGTGCCCACTCTGGGGCGCACCGAGTCGCTCAGTGCGGGCAAAGCGCGACGCGAACTGGGCTGGACCATGCGGCCTGTCCGGGAAACCCTGCTGGACACCGCCGAAAGCCTGTTGCAGCACGGAATCGTCGCGCCGTCGCGGCGCAAGCCGGCCCCGGCGGCCTCCGCGCCGCGCGCCGTCCGGGCCTGA
- a CDS encoding LLM class F420-dependent oxidoreductase, with protein MTAQRPFRFGVNMVVPECRKNWIEKCRRAEEFGFDVVGVADHLGLPAPFPAMILAAEATERVRLNTYVLNTAFYNPVLLARDVAGADQFTDGRVELGLGAGYVQAEFEAAGIPFESGSKRVEHLEQTVITLRGLFADPEYQPQPAQPTGPPVLIGGWGDRLLGVAARHADIIAFTGAAAARNGGPLQMAGLAEIEERVAYVRELLGPRADKVEFNILVQRVVPPNERASVLEVFGPALPPDVADSPEDHPILLMGTPEEMADRLRERRDRYGISYVTVLEDSMEKFAPVIQLLR; from the coding sequence GTGACTGCGCAGCGCCCGTTCCGGTTCGGTGTCAACATGGTGGTCCCCGAGTGCCGGAAGAACTGGATCGAAAAATGCCGCCGGGCAGAGGAATTCGGTTTCGACGTGGTCGGCGTCGCCGACCATCTCGGCCTGCCTGCGCCGTTCCCCGCGATGATTCTGGCCGCCGAGGCGACCGAGCGGGTGCGGTTGAACACCTACGTGCTCAACACCGCGTTCTACAACCCGGTATTGCTGGCGCGCGACGTGGCCGGCGCCGATCAGTTCACCGACGGGCGCGTCGAACTCGGACTCGGCGCGGGCTACGTGCAGGCGGAGTTCGAGGCCGCGGGCATTCCGTTCGAAAGCGGCAGCAAGCGCGTCGAGCATCTGGAGCAGACGGTGATCACGCTGCGCGGCCTGTTCGCCGATCCGGAGTATCAGCCGCAACCCGCGCAGCCGACAGGTCCGCCCGTGCTGATCGGCGGGTGGGGCGACCGGTTGCTCGGCGTCGCCGCGCGGCACGCCGACATCATCGCCTTCACCGGCGCGGCGGCCGCGCGCAACGGCGGCCCGCTGCAGATGGCCGGGCTGGCCGAGATCGAGGAACGCGTCGCCTACGTGCGGGAGCTGCTCGGTCCCCGAGCGGACAAGGTCGAGTTCAACATCCTCGTGCAGCGGGTGGTTCCGCCGAACGAACGCGCGAGCGTCCTGGAGGTCTTCGGTCCGGCGCTGCCGCCGGACGTCGCCGACTCCCCGGAGGATCACCCGATCCTGCTCATGGGCACCCCCGAGGAGATGGCCGACCGCCTGCGCGAACGGCGCGACCGTTACGGCATCAGCTACGTCACCGTCCTCGAGGACAGCATGGAGAAGTTCGCGCCGGTCATCCAGTTGCTGCGCTGA
- a CDS encoding class I SAM-dependent methyltransferase gives MRDDPYWNHNTHYHPWLLKQVPPSARTALDIGCGDGLLARKLARRGLTVTGIDVDAEPFAQAPVTAGVSLDQADFLDYTGSFDVVTIVATLHHVPLREGITALRRLVAPGGVLAVVGLWNMTLRRDYHYLPLVPVIRMTDLLHRSGEPSVQLRDPIDGYAEIRSTVADLLPGARIRRRLMWRYTLLWRKPA, from the coding sequence GTGCGCGACGACCCCTATTGGAATCACAACACCCACTACCACCCCTGGTTACTGAAGCAGGTGCCGCCGTCGGCCCGCACTGCGCTCGACATCGGCTGCGGCGACGGCCTTTTGGCGCGCAAACTGGCTCGCCGTGGGTTGACCGTCACCGGAATCGACGTCGACGCGGAGCCCTTCGCGCAAGCCCCGGTGACGGCGGGGGTGTCCCTCGACCAGGCCGACTTCCTCGACTACACGGGCTCTTTCGACGTAGTCACCATCGTGGCGACCCTGCACCATGTCCCGTTGCGCGAGGGCATCACCGCATTGCGCCGCCTGGTCGCACCCGGCGGTGTCCTCGCCGTAGTCGGGCTCTGGAACATGACCCTGCGCAGGGACTACCACTATCTGCCCCTGGTGCCCGTCATCCGGATGACGGACCTCCTGCACCGGTCCGGCGAGCCCAGCGTCCAGTTGCGTGACCCGATCGACGGGTACGCCGAGATTCGCTCGACCGTTGCCGATCTGCTACCCGGTGCGCGCATCCGGCGACGGCTCATGTGGCGCTACACCCTGCTGTGGCGAAAGCCCGCGTGA